One segment of Bradyrhizobium sp. WD16 DNA contains the following:
- a CDS encoding 23S rRNA (adenine(2030)-N(6))-methyltransferase RlmJ, which translates to MNYRHAFHAGNFADVIKHIVLVRILLYLQEKPAAFRVIDSHAGAGRYDLTGAEAQRGGEWLTGIARLYQARLSPAVQELLAPYLDIVRAFNPPGKLETYPGSPLIARALLRPQDRLVACEVEPNARKQLIAALRRDEQGRVVDLDGWTAIGAFVPPKERRGLVLVDPPFEASDEFSRLATGFATAFARWPTGIFALWYPAKDRRATDALAAAVADTAAANGAAGKMMRLEFSVAPQSSDGRLTSAGLLIVNPPYILAGDLKRILPELEKPLGQGGAARFRLDAPKV; encoded by the coding sequence GTCATCAAGCACATCGTGCTGGTGCGTATCCTGCTCTACCTGCAGGAAAAGCCGGCGGCCTTCCGCGTCATCGACAGTCATGCCGGTGCCGGCCGCTACGACCTCACCGGGGCGGAGGCGCAGCGTGGCGGCGAATGGTTGACCGGCATCGCGCGGCTCTATCAGGCACGGCTGTCGCCTGCGGTGCAGGAGCTGCTCGCGCCCTATCTCGACATCGTGCGGGCCTTTAATCCGCCGGGCAAGCTCGAGACCTATCCGGGCTCGCCGCTGATCGCCCGTGCGTTGCTCCGACCTCAGGACCGGCTGGTCGCCTGCGAGGTCGAGCCCAATGCCCGCAAGCAGCTCATTGCCGCGCTGCGCCGCGACGAGCAGGGCCGGGTGGTCGATCTCGACGGCTGGACCGCAATCGGCGCCTTCGTCCCGCCCAAGGAGCGGCGCGGCCTCGTGCTGGTCGATCCGCCGTTCGAGGCCAGCGACGAATTCAGCCGTCTGGCCACGGGCTTTGCCACCGCTTTCGCGCGCTGGCCCACCGGGATTTTTGCGCTGTGGTATCCCGCCAAGGATCGTCGGGCCACCGACGCGCTCGCCGCTGCGGTTGCTGACACCGCAGCGGCCAATGGTGCAGCCGGCAAGATGATGCGGCTGGAATTCAGCGTGGCGCCGCAGTCCTCCGACGGGCGGTTGACCTCGGCCGGCCTGCTCATCGTCAATCCGCCCTACATCCTCGCCGGGGATCTCAAGCGCATTCTGCCCGAACTCGAAAAGCCTCTGGGCCAGGGTGGCGCCGCCCGGTTCCGTCTGGACGCTCCGAAGGTTTAA
- a CDS encoding cold-shock protein: MAMTGTVKFFNGERGYGFIKPDDGGRDVFVHITAVERAGLKDLKEGQRITFEVEPDKKGKGPKAVDLVVS, from the coding sequence ATGGCCATGACGGGTACCGTCAAATTCTTCAACGGCGAGCGCGGCTACGGCTTCATCAAGCCGGATGACGGCGGTCGTGATGTGTTCGTGCACATTACGGCGGTCGAGCGCGCCGGCCTGAAGGATTTGAAGGAAGGACAGCGCATCACGTTCGAAGTCGAGCCGGACAAGAAGGGCAAGGGCCCGAAGGCGGTTGATCTCGTGGTGTCCTGA
- a CDS encoding outer membrane protein yields the protein MNKAILGAAIVATLGAMTSARAADLSYRPAQPYTVNQPLNAFSWAGPYLGGNLGYAWGSVSNNATKPSGIAGGAQIGYNWQTGQWVYGVEGDIQASGAEDRFAGWKFSNPWFGTIRGRFGFALNNILVYGTGGLAFGALDADLLGRTESHTTAGWTLGAGAEVGLTPNWSAKVEYLYVDLSTQNFTLTGASNGYHFGLLRLGANYHF from the coding sequence ATGAACAAGGCGATCCTCGGTGCAGCAATAGTGGCGACGCTCGGCGCGATGACATCGGCCCGCGCGGCGGACCTGTCGTATCGCCCCGCCCAGCCCTACACCGTCAACCAGCCCCTGAACGCCTTCAGCTGGGCCGGCCCCTATCTCGGCGGCAATCTCGGTTATGCCTGGGGCAGCGTCAGCAACAACGCGACCAAGCCGTCGGGCATCGCCGGCGGCGCCCAGATCGGCTACAATTGGCAGACTGGCCAGTGGGTCTACGGTGTCGAAGGCGACATCCAGGCCAGCGGCGCCGAGGACCGCTTCGCAGGCTGGAAGTTCTCCAACCCGTGGTTCGGCACCATTCGCGGCCGCTTCGGCTTTGCCCTGAACAACATCCTCGTCTACGGCACCGGTGGTCTTGCCTTCGGCGCGCTCGATGCCGACCTCCTCGGCCGCACCGAGAGCCATACCACAGCGGGCTGGACGTTGGGCGCGGGCGCCGAAGTCGGCTTGACTCCGAACTGGTCGGCCAAGGTCGAGTATCTCTATGTCGACCTCTCGACGCAGAACTTCACGCTCACCGGCGCCAGCAACGGCTACCACTTCGGCCTGCTGCGGCTCGGCGCGAACTACCATTTCTGA
- the uvrC gene encoding excinuclease ABC subunit UvrC has translation MTDTERTPHSKPDAAEPATTGPVSAATPVPGDLPPQAIDLAAGGGEEDEEPRLPEAVEEGDEPAAEGPLAVGRAAIARAVRFAPTAPGVYRMLNAAQDVLYVGKAKNVRKRLASYTRPTGHPGRIVRMIAATVAVEIVSTPTETEALLLEANLIKQLRPRFNVLLRDDKSFPYILITGDHWAPQILKHRGAHTRPGRYFGPFASVGAVNRTITALQRAFLVRSCTDSFFESRTRPCLLYQIKRCAGPCTQEIDFTGYSELVREATDFLSGKSRAVKELLAAEMEKASAELEFERAALYRDRLAALSAIQSQQGINPRTVDEADVFAIHQEGGYSCVEVFFFRTGQNWGNRAYFPRADKSLGPGDVLGAFVTQFYDDKPPPRLVLLSHDIEDRALLSDALSTKAGVKVEVNVPQRGEKKDLIGHALTNAREALGRKLADTVTQSRLLEQLGATLHLPHTPRRIEVYDNSHIQGTNAVGAMIVAGTDGFIKNQYRKFNIRAEGLTPGDDYAMMREVLERRFKRLLAEAPAGDGARSEADDIVPQRPDLVVIDGGLGQLNAAHEVMDRLGVKDVALIAVAKGPDRDAGRETLFFPDRPSIKLEPRDPVLYFIQRMRDEAHRFVIGSHRNLRKKDIREAGLQEIPGIGPSRKRALLHHFGTLKEIERASIADLGKVPGISAEGARRIFEFFHAQSK, from the coding sequence ATGACCGACACTGAACGCACGCCTCATTCGAAACCTGATGCTGCCGAACCGGCCACCACCGGACCGGTCTCTGCCGCGACGCCCGTCCCCGGCGATTTGCCGCCCCAGGCGATCGACCTCGCCGCCGGCGGCGGCGAGGAAGATGAGGAGCCGCGGCTGCCCGAGGCGGTCGAGGAGGGCGATGAGCCTGCGGCCGAGGGGCCCCTGGCGGTCGGACGGGCCGCGATCGCCCGCGCCGTGCGCTTCGCGCCTACCGCGCCGGGCGTCTATCGCATGCTCAATGCCGCGCAGGACGTGCTCTATGTCGGCAAGGCGAAGAACGTCCGCAAGCGCCTCGCCTCCTACACGCGGCCGACCGGCCATCCGGGGCGGATCGTGCGGATGATCGCGGCCACGGTGGCGGTGGAAATCGTCTCCACCCCCACCGAGACCGAGGCGCTGCTGCTCGAAGCCAATCTCATCAAGCAGCTCCGGCCGCGCTTCAACGTGCTGCTGCGCGACGACAAGTCGTTCCCCTATATCCTGATTACCGGCGATCACTGGGCGCCGCAGATCCTCAAGCATCGCGGCGCCCACACTCGGCCGGGCCGCTATTTCGGCCCCTTCGCCTCGGTCGGCGCGGTCAACCGCACCATCACCGCCCTGCAGCGTGCCTTCCTGGTTCGCTCCTGCACTGATTCCTTCTTCGAGAGCCGGACGCGCCCCTGTCTGCTCTACCAGATCAAGCGCTGCGCCGGCCCTTGCACGCAGGAGATCGATTTCACCGGCTACAGCGAGCTGGTGCGAGAGGCGACCGATTTCCTGTCCGGCAAGAGCCGGGCGGTGAAGGAACTGCTCGCCGCCGAGATGGAGAAGGCGTCCGCCGAACTGGAATTCGAGCGCGCCGCGCTCTATCGCGACCGCCTCGCCGCGCTCTCGGCGATCCAGTCGCAGCAGGGCATCAATCCGCGCACGGTGGACGAGGCCGACGTCTTCGCCATCCATCAGGAGGGCGGCTATTCCTGCGTCGAGGTATTCTTCTTCCGCACCGGCCAGAACTGGGGCAATCGCGCCTATTTTCCTCGCGCCGACAAGTCGCTTGGACCCGGCGATGTGCTCGGCGCCTTCGTCACCCAGTTCTACGACGACAAGCCGCCGCCGCGTCTCGTGCTGCTGTCGCACGACATCGAGGATCGCGCGCTGCTCTCGGACGCGCTCTCGACCAAGGCCGGCGTCAAGGTCGAGGTCAACGTGCCCCAGCGCGGCGAGAAGAAGGACCTCATCGGCCATGCGCTGACCAATGCGCGCGAGGCGCTCGGGCGCAAACTCGCCGACACCGTCACCCAGTCGCGGCTGCTGGAGCAGCTCGGCGCCACGCTGCACCTGCCGCATACGCCGCGCCGCATCGAGGTCTACGACAACAGCCACATCCAGGGCACCAATGCGGTCGGGGCGATGATCGTCGCCGGCACCGACGGCTTCATCAAGAACCAGTACCGCAAGTTCAACATCCGCGCCGAGGGCCTCACCCCCGGCGACGACTACGCGATGATGCGAGAGGTGCTGGAGAGGCGCTTCAAGCGATTGCTGGCGGAGGCGCCGGCGGGCGACGGCGCGCGCAGCGAGGCCGACGACATCGTGCCGCAGCGGCCCGATCTCGTCGTCATCGACGGCGGCTTGGGCCAGCTCAATGCGGCGCATGAGGTGATGGACCGGCTCGGCGTCAAGGACGTGGCGCTGATCGCGGTGGCCAAGGGCCCCGATCGCGATGCCGGCCGCGAGACGCTGTTCTTTCCCGACCGTCCGTCGATCAAGCTCGAGCCGCGCGATCCGGTGCTCTATTTCATCCAGCGGATGCGTGACGAAGCCCATCGCTTCGTCATCGGATCGCATCGCAATCTGCGCAAGAAGGACATCCGCGAGGCCGGCCTGCAGGAAATTCCCGGCATCGGTCCGTCGCGCAAGCGGGCGCTGCTGCATCATTTCGGCACCCTGAAGGAGATCGAGCGCGCCTCCATCGCCGATCTCGGCAAGGTTCCGGGCATCAGCGCCGAAGGCGCCCGCCGGATCTTCGAATTCTTTCATGCCCAGTCGAAATGA
- the pgsA gene encoding CDP-diacylglycerol--glycerol-3-phosphate 3-phosphatidyltransferase, with amino-acid sequence MDSVTGRGSARHSFSLPNLLTYSRIVAVPVVVGCIYAQSILQGPLWLRWVALAVFIAAAVTDFLDGYYARIWDQQSAFGRMLDPIADKLLVASCLLMLAADGIIHGWTLWAAIVILCREILVSGLREYLAGLRVSVPVTRLAKWKTTAQLVAIGFLLAGDAGDQVIPIVTPIGLALLWISALVTLYTGWDYFRAGIHHLIAEDS; translated from the coding sequence ATGGACAGCGTGACGGGCAGAGGTTCGGCGAGGCATTCCTTCTCGCTGCCCAACCTGCTCACCTATTCCCGGATCGTTGCAGTGCCGGTCGTTGTCGGCTGCATCTATGCGCAGTCGATCCTCCAGGGGCCGCTCTGGCTGCGGTGGGTGGCGCTCGCCGTTTTCATCGCTGCGGCCGTGACCGATTTTCTCGACGGTTATTATGCCCGGATCTGGGACCAGCAGTCGGCATTCGGCCGGATGCTCGATCCGATCGCCGACAAGCTTCTGGTCGCCTCCTGCCTGCTGATGCTCGCCGCCGACGGCATCATCCACGGCTGGACGCTATGGGCCGCCATCGTCATCCTCTGCCGCGAGATCCTGGTTTCGGGCCTGCGCGAATACCTTGCCGGCTTGCGCGTCAGCGTTCCGGTGACGCGGCTTGCCAAGTGGAAGACCACCGCGCAACTGGTCGCCATCGGTTTTCTCCTGGCGGGCGATGCCGGCGATCAGGTGATTCCGATCGTGACGCCGATCGGCCTCGCGCTGTTGTGGATCTCGGCGCTGGTGACGCTCTACACCGGCTGGGATTATTTCCGCGCCGGCATTCACCACCTCATCGCCGAGGACTCATGA
- the moaD gene encoding molybdopterin converting factor subunit 1: protein MKVLYFAWVRERIGKAEEIVEPPPSVRTVGELMRWLRSRGEEYERAFERPVVRAAIDQVHVKPEAVIAGAREIAFFPPMTGG from the coding sequence ATGAAGGTTCTCTATTTCGCCTGGGTCCGCGAGCGCATCGGCAAGGCCGAGGAGATCGTCGAGCCGCCGCCGTCGGTGCGGACGGTCGGCGAGCTGATGCGATGGCTCAGGAGCCGCGGCGAGGAGTATGAGCGCGCCTTCGAACGCCCGGTGGTGCGCGCGGCGATCGATCAGGTGCACGTCAAACCGGAGGCCGTGATCGCCGGCGCCCGCGAGATTGCCTTTTTCCCGCCGATGACCGGGGGCTGA
- a CDS encoding molybdenum cofactor biosynthesis protein MoaE, giving the protein MSAPPSAATAPVTIRLQREDFDVAREIAALTAGRSDIGAVVSFVGLCRKGEGAEAITAMTLEHYPGMAEAEIRRHVDEALVRWPLTAVTVIHRHGRLVPGDNIVLVLTASAHRQAAFHGAEFLMDYLKANAPFWKSEERAEGARWVEAHARDDEALTRWRS; this is encoded by the coding sequence GTGTCGGCACCGCCCAGCGCAGCGACCGCGCCTGTCACCATTCGCCTGCAGCGCGAGGATTTCGACGTCGCCCGCGAGATCGCGGCGCTTACTGCCGGGCGCAGCGACATCGGCGCGGTGGTGTCTTTCGTCGGCCTGTGCCGGAAAGGCGAGGGCGCGGAGGCGATTACTGCCATGACGCTCGAGCATTATCCCGGCATGGCCGAGGCGGAAATCCGCCGCCATGTCGACGAGGCGCTGGTGCGCTGGCCGCTCACCGCGGTCACCGTGATCCACCGCCACGGCCGCCTCGTGCCGGGCGACAATATCGTCCTGGTGCTCACCGCCTCGGCACACCGCCAGGCGGCCTTTCACGGAGCCGAATTCCTGATGGATTATCTCAAGGCCAATGCGCCGTTCTGGAAATCCGAGGAACGCGCCGAGGGGGCGCGCTGGGTGGAGGCCCACGCGCGCGATGACGAGGCGCTGACGCGCTGGAGATCGTGA
- the prmB gene encoding 50S ribosomal protein L3 N(5)-glutamine methyltransferase, which yields MTATSGAGLVSLLDHMRFAVSRFNEARLAFAHGTTDPVAEAAFLVSEALHLHPDQFEPFATARLTVDESARVMALIETRVQTRKPAAYLVNKIYMRGLPFYVDERVIVPRSFIGELLDSHFGEQQSLLGDPAEVTRVLDLCTGSACLAILAARHFPNAHVDAVELSKDALAVARRNVAEHGLDEAVTLYQGDLFAPLPEGARYDLIISNPPYVDAEGMAGLPQECRHEPAMAFEAGPDGLDVVRRILAEAGRYLTPEGGLLCEVGRGRDNVEAAFPELPFLWLDTEDSEGEVFWLPAEVF from the coding sequence ATGACGGCCACGTCTGGAGCGGGTCTCGTCAGCCTGCTCGATCACATGCGCTTTGCCGTGAGCCGCTTCAACGAGGCGCGGCTGGCGTTCGCCCACGGCACCACCGATCCGGTGGCGGAAGCCGCCTTCCTGGTGAGCGAGGCGCTCCACCTCCATCCCGACCAGTTCGAGCCTTTCGCGACCGCGCGGCTCACTGTTGATGAGAGCGCCAGGGTGATGGCGCTGATCGAGACGCGGGTGCAGACACGCAAGCCGGCGGCCTATCTGGTCAACAAGATCTACATGCGCGGATTGCCGTTCTACGTGGACGAGCGGGTCATCGTCCCGCGCTCCTTCATCGGCGAGCTGCTCGACAGCCATTTCGGCGAACAGCAGTCGCTGCTCGGCGACCCCGCCGAGGTGACGCGGGTGCTGGACCTGTGCACCGGCTCGGCCTGTCTTGCCATCCTTGCCGCCAGGCATTTTCCCAACGCCCACGTCGACGCGGTGGAACTCTCGAAGGATGCGCTGGCGGTCGCGCGGCGAAATGTCGCCGAGCACGGCCTCGACGAAGCGGTGACGCTCTACCAAGGTGACCTGTTCGCGCCGCTGCCCGAGGGCGCGCGCTACGACCTGATCATCAGCAATCCGCCTTACGTCGATGCCGAAGGCATGGCCGGCCTGCCGCAGGAATGCCGTCATGAGCCGGCAATGGCTTTCGAGGCAGGTCCTGACGGTCTCGACGTGGTGCGCCGGATCCTCGCCGAAGCAGGACGCTATCTCACGCCCGAGGGGGGGCTGCTGTGCGAGGTTGGCCGCGGTCGCGACAACGTCGAGGCCGCATTCCCTGAACTGCCCTTCCTCTGGCTCGACACCGAGGATTCCGAGGGCGAGGTGTTCTGGCTGCCGGCCGAGGTGTTCTGA
- a CDS encoding MATE family efflux transporter codes for MLFVPSNAAVRVAWRDELRASLALAWPLVLGNLAQTVLTTTDVIVIGRLGANELAAGTLGVNLYLGPLLFATGLVTATSPMMATALGRKLHSLRELRRTFRQGLWSAVLIALPCWLLLWNSEAVLLALGQAPRLAAEAQSFLRLLQWGVLPALGFVVLRAFVSVIERPVWAMVVTAAAILFNIAANWILVFGHLGLPALGLRGSGLATALSNTFMFVSFAGIVAFHPRFRRYRLFGRWWRSDLPRLSALWRLGLPIGASLAFEVTVFNAAAFFMGWLDTVAIAAHAIVLQIATMTFMVPLGIGQAATVRVGLARGADDVEGVTRAGWTAFGLAVAFMAVMSAMMVLLPRSLIGVFIDLGDRGNAGVTDLAVAFLMWAAVFQIADGIQVAAAGMLRGLQDTRALMVYAAAGYWGVGMSSSLLLAFSAGFGGVGIWMGLAAGVVAVAAALMTRWLGRERLGLVT; via the coding sequence ATGCTGTTTGTCCCATCGAATGCGGCCGTCCGCGTGGCCTGGCGCGATGAATTGCGCGCCTCGCTGGCGCTCGCCTGGCCGCTGGTCCTGGGAAATCTCGCCCAGACCGTGCTGACGACGACGGATGTCATCGTCATCGGCCGGCTCGGCGCCAATGAGCTCGCCGCCGGCACGCTGGGCGTCAATCTCTATCTCGGTCCGTTGCTGTTCGCCACCGGCCTCGTCACCGCGACCTCGCCGATGATGGCGACGGCGCTTGGCCGCAAGCTGCACAGCCTGCGCGAGCTCCGCCGCACCTTCCGCCAGGGGTTGTGGTCGGCGGTGCTGATCGCGCTGCCGTGCTGGCTCCTGCTCTGGAACAGCGAGGCGGTGCTGCTCGCGCTGGGGCAGGCGCCGCGGCTCGCTGCGGAAGCGCAATCCTTCCTGCGCCTGCTGCAGTGGGGCGTGCTGCCGGCGCTCGGCTTCGTCGTGCTGCGCGCCTTCGTCTCGGTGATCGAGCGGCCGGTCTGGGCCATGGTGGTGACCGCCGCGGCCATCCTGTTCAATATCGCCGCCAACTGGATCCTGGTGTTTGGCCATCTCGGCTTGCCGGCGCTCGGCTTGCGCGGCTCGGGGCTAGCCACGGCGCTCTCCAACACCTTCATGTTCGTCAGCTTCGCCGGTATCGTCGCCTTCCATCCGCGCTTTCGCCGCTACCGCCTGTTCGGGCGATGGTGGCGGAGCGACCTGCCGCGCCTTTCGGCGCTGTGGCGGCTCGGGTTGCCGATCGGGGCATCGCTTGCCTTCGAAGTCACGGTCTTCAATGCCGCGGCGTTCTTCATGGGCTGGCTCGATACCGTCGCCATCGCCGCCCACGCCATCGTCCTGCAGATCGCCACGATGACCTTCATGGTGCCGCTCGGCATCGGCCAGGCCGCCACCGTGCGGGTTGGCCTCGCCCGCGGCGCCGACGATGTCGAAGGGGTCACCCGTGCCGGCTGGACCGCCTTTGGCCTTGCCGTCGCCTTCATGGCGGTGATGAGCGCGATGATGGTGCTGCTGCCGCGGTCGCTGATCGGGGTGTTCATCGATCTCGGCGACCGCGGCAATGCCGGCGTCACCGATCTCGCGGTGGCCTTCCTGATGTGGGCGGCTGTGTTCCAGATCGCCGACGGCATCCAGGTGGCGGCCGCCGGCATGCTGCGCGGCCTGCAGGATACCCGGGCGCTGATGGTGTATGCCGCGGCCGGCTACTGGGGGGTCGGGATGTCGTCGAGCCTGCTGCTCGCCTTTTCGGCCGGGTTTGGCGGCGTCGGCATCTGGATGGGGCTGGCGGCCGGGGTCGTCGCGGTCGCCGCGGCTTTGATGACGCGCTGGCTGGGCCGCGAGCGGCTCGGATTGGTGACCTGA
- a CDS encoding branched-chain amino acid aminotransferase, with protein sequence MGVSFDKIDGVIWFDGKLVPWGDANVHVLTHGLHYGSCVFEGERAYGGKIFKSTEHSERLRASANILDFDIPYSAAEIDAAKQLVLEKNGQTDAYVRPVAWRGSEMMGVSAQSNTIHLAIACWSWPSYFDPAERLKGIRLALAEYHRPDPRTIPAMAKAAGLYMICTISKHKAEREGFADAMMLDWEGYVAECTGANIFFVKDGKLHTPIADRFLAGITRATVIDLAKRRGIEVLERRIKPEELSGFSECFITGTAAEVTPVSQIANWSFTPGAITQQLMEDYTAEVTPKGTKAAA encoded by the coding sequence ATGGGTGTTTCGTTCGACAAAATCGATGGTGTCATCTGGTTCGACGGCAAGCTGGTGCCGTGGGGCGACGCCAACGTCCATGTCCTCACCCATGGCCTGCATTACGGCAGCTGCGTGTTCGAGGGCGAGCGCGCCTATGGCGGCAAGATCTTCAAGAGCACCGAGCATTCCGAGCGGCTGAGGGCCTCCGCCAACATTCTCGATTTCGATATCCCGTACTCGGCCGCCGAGATCGACGCCGCCAAGCAGCTCGTGCTGGAAAAGAACGGCCAGACCGACGCCTATGTCCGGCCCGTCGCCTGGCGCGGCTCGGAGATGATGGGCGTGTCGGCCCAGTCCAACACCATTCACCTTGCCATCGCCTGCTGGTCGTGGCCGAGTTATTTTGACCCGGCCGAGCGGCTCAAGGGCATCCGCCTCGCGCTCGCCGAGTATCACCGCCCCGACCCGCGCACGATTCCGGCGATGGCCAAGGCGGCCGGCCTCTACATGATCTGCACCATCTCCAAGCACAAGGCGGAACGCGAGGGCTTCGCCGACGCCATGATGCTGGACTGGGAAGGGTACGTTGCCGAATGCACCGGCGCCAACATCTTCTTCGTCAAGGACGGCAAGCTGCACACTCCGATCGCCGACCGTTTTCTCGCCGGCATCACCCGGGCGACGGTGATCGACCTCGCCAAGCGGCGCGGCATCGAGGTGCTTGAACGCCGCATCAAGCCGGAAGAGCTGAGCGGCTTCTCGGAGTGCTTCATCACCGGCACCGCCGCCGAGGTCACCCCGGTGTCGCAGATCGCCAACTGGAGCTTCACCCCCGGCGCCATCACCCAGCAGCTGATGGAGGACTATACCGCCGAGGTGACGCCGAAGGGCACCAAGGCCGCGGCCTGA
- a CDS encoding MarR family winged helix-turn-helix transcriptional regulator — protein MSDVNFTPDLAGSRDGSAAAEAEEQRWDIIELLFFAYRDFVGDADHVLQAFGFGRAHHRVVHFVTRYPGLKVADLLDVLRITKQSLGRVLKQLLDEGYIVQKSGAADRRQRLLFATPKGQALVARLAALQTTRIERALAAVGPGEGESLRAFLRAMIDRDDPDKVLEIILAEKKAATKETR, from the coding sequence ATGTCTGACGTAAATTTCACGCCGGATCTGGCCGGCTCCAGGGACGGTTCCGCGGCCGCCGAGGCCGAAGAGCAGCGCTGGGACATCATCGAGCTGTTGTTCTTTGCCTACCGCGACTTCGTCGGCGATGCCGATCATGTGCTGCAGGCCTTCGGTTTTGGCCGTGCCCACCACCGGGTGGTGCATTTCGTCACGCGCTACCCGGGGCTGAAGGTCGCCGATCTGCTCGACGTGCTGCGAATCACCAAGCAGTCGCTTGGAAGGGTGCTCAAGCAACTGCTCGACGAAGGCTATATCGTCCAGAAGTCCGGTGCCGCCGATCGGCGCCAGCGCCTTTTATTCGCCACGCCCAAGGGCCAAGCGCTTGTGGCGCGGCTGGCGGCGCTGCAGACCACGCGCATCGAGCGGGCGCTCGCCGCGGTCGGGCCGGGGGAGGGAGAATCGCTGCGCGCCTTTCTGCGCGCCATGATCGACCGTGACGATCCGGACAAGGTGCTCGAAATCATTCTCGCTGAGAAAAAGGCGGCGACGAAGGAGACGAGGTGA
- a CDS encoding response regulator, which yields MGIETASASAGVAHARARPSDDAAHLLLVDDDRRIRDLLSRFLANEGYRVTTAASAADARSKLAGLHFDLLILDVMMPGETGFDLARSLRAASLVPIIMLTARDEAEARIEGLQIGADDYVAKPFEPRELVLRIANILKRTAPAPAQVIEEVVFGPYIYHLERGELRQGEEILKLTDRERDMLRVLAATPGETVPRGALTGNGTVNERAVDVQINRLRRKIEIDPANPLFLQAVRGIGYRLVASP from the coding sequence ATGGGAATTGAGACGGCTTCTGCGTCGGCCGGCGTCGCGCACGCCCGGGCCCGGCCGTCGGACGACGCCGCGCACCTGCTGCTGGTCGACGACGATCGCCGCATCAGGGACCTGCTGTCGCGCTTCCTCGCCAACGAGGGTTATCGCGTCACGACCGCGGCGAGCGCCGCCGATGCGCGTTCCAAGCTCGCCGGGCTGCATTTCGACCTGTTGATCCTCGACGTCATGATGCCGGGCGAAACCGGTTTCGACCTTGCGCGCTCGCTGCGTGCCGCCTCGCTGGTGCCGATCATCATGCTCACCGCCCGCGACGAGGCCGAAGCGCGGATCGAAGGCCTGCAGATCGGCGCCGACGACTACGTTGCCAAGCCGTTCGAGCCGCGCGAACTGGTGCTGCGCATCGCCAACATCCTCAAGCGTACGGCGCCGGCTCCCGCCCAGGTGATCGAAGAGGTGGTGTTCGGGCCCTATATCTATCATCTCGAACGCGGCGAATTGCGCCAGGGCGAGGAGATCCTCAAGCTCACCGACCGCGAGCGCGACATGCTGCGCGTCCTCGCCGCGACGCCGGGTGAGACCGTGCCGCGCGGCGCGCTGACCGGCAACGGCACCGTCAACGAGCGTGCCGTCGACGTCCAGATCAACCGCCTGCGCCGCAAGATCGAGATCGATCCCGCCAACCCGCTCTTCCTGCAGGCGGTGCGCGGCATCGGCTACCGGCTCGTCGCCTCGCCCTGA